A window from Nitrospira sp. ND1 encodes these proteins:
- a CDS encoding Gfo/Idh/MocA family protein: MIRLAVIGLGAVTRNIHLPAYRRLKGRVTLVAGCDVDLATRAAMEKTGLFKRIYDSHEEMLDKAKPDVVSICTPPFLHHQQCLDALERDCHVFCEKPLAESLAHADEIILASSRCMRSVVVNSQFPNMNIYTAAKKQIGSPEFGRLLFLHAWQTFRPTADTEGGWRANMQRRLCFEFGVHVFELIRHFFDATPSTLWAHMPRPIRASNTESLNIIAMEFPDGRAASILLDRVSKGPERYLEMRLDGEHAAVHTSIGGELRFEVGLHTRQRKPFMGLHVVKGGQAVLQQAERATVIGTDGMNPFASATAVHFGNFLSAIEDGRVPSGTAEDHKATLALTLAAYDAAESRKVVAIAPYLSGAATRKDLS; the protein is encoded by the coding sequence ATGATTCGTCTTGCCGTCATCGGGTTGGGAGCGGTCACGAGAAATATTCATCTCCCGGCCTATCGCCGGCTCAAGGGTCGCGTGACTCTCGTCGCCGGTTGTGATGTGGATCTTGCGACGAGGGCGGCGATGGAAAAGACCGGTCTTTTCAAAAGGATCTACGACAGCCACGAGGAGATGCTTGACAAGGCGAAGCCCGATGTTGTGAGTATTTGTACTCCGCCGTTTTTGCATCACCAGCAATGCCTCGATGCGCTTGAGCGTGACTGTCATGTCTTCTGCGAGAAGCCACTGGCGGAAAGTTTGGCGCATGCCGACGAGATTATTCTCGCATCGTCGCGATGCATGCGGTCGGTCGTGGTCAACAGTCAATTCCCGAATATGAACATATATACGGCCGCCAAGAAACAGATCGGCTCTCCGGAGTTTGGGCGGCTGCTCTTCTTGCATGCCTGGCAAACCTTTCGGCCGACGGCCGATACGGAAGGGGGGTGGCGCGCGAACATGCAGCGTAGATTGTGTTTCGAGTTCGGCGTGCACGTCTTCGAGCTGATCCGACACTTTTTCGATGCGACGCCGTCCACGCTTTGGGCGCACATGCCACGACCAATTCGTGCATCCAACACCGAATCGCTCAATATCATCGCGATGGAATTTCCGGATGGACGGGCGGCATCCATTCTCTTGGATCGTGTGAGCAAGGGGCCTGAACGCTACTTGGAGATGAGACTCGACGGGGAGCATGCCGCCGTTCACACGTCAATAGGAGGGGAGCTGCGGTTTGAGGTCGGGCTTCACACGCGTCAGCGAAAACCGTTCATGGGACTGCATGTCGTGAAAGGTGGACAAGCGGTGTTGCAACAGGCTGAGCGGGCGACGGTGATAGGAACAGATGGCATGAATCCATTTGCCTCCGCGACCGCCGTCCATTTTGGCAATTTTCTTTCGGCGATTGAGGATGGCCGTGTTCCGTCCGGGACAGCGGAAGATCACAAGGCGACCCTTGCTTTGACTTTGGCTGCCTATGATGCGGCGGAGTCAAGGAAGGTCGTCGCCATTGCACCCTATCTATCCGGAGCTGCCACGCGAAAGGACCTTTCGTGA